The following are from one region of the Bradyrhizobium sediminis genome:
- a CDS encoding DUF1428 domain-containing protein, translated as MPYVDGFIVAVPKKNLAAYRKMSTKCGKVWREHGALDYREWVAEDVKVGKLTSFPRAVKLKPNETVIFSWITYKSRAQRDKVNAKVMADPRLKNMMDPKSVPFDGKRMIYGGFESLVKV; from the coding sequence ATGCCCTATGTCGACGGCTTCATCGTCGCGGTTCCCAAAAAGAACCTCGCGGCCTATCGCAAGATGTCCACCAAATGCGGCAAGGTCTGGCGCGAACACGGTGCGCTGGATTACCGCGAATGGGTCGCCGAAGACGTCAAGGTCGGCAAACTCACGTCGTTCCCGCGCGCGGTCAAGCTGAAGCCCAATGAGACCGTAATCTTCTCCTGGATCACCTACAAGTCGCGCGCCCAGCGCGACAAGGTCAACGCCAAGGTGATGGCTGATCCGCGGCTCAAGAACATGATGGACCCGAAGTCGGTGCCGTTCGACGGCAAGCGGATGATCTATGGCGGGTTCGAAAGCCTGGTCAAAGTCTGA
- a CDS encoding DUF899 domain-containing protein codes for MQPHKIVSREEWIEARKVHMAHEKEFTQARDRLSEERRALPWVKVDKSYVFDGPAGKQTLADLFAGRSQLVVQHFMFAPDWTEGCKSCSFWADGFERMIPHLAARDTTLVAISRAPLAKLQAFKQRMGWTFDWLSSGDNDFNYDYAVSFTPDQIKSGAKVYNFGTSGFGIEEAPGISVFFRDQAGNIFHTYSCFARGLDMMNAAYHYLDLTPLGRHEEGLPYPMDWLRLRDQYQPAPVQASCCHG; via the coding sequence ATGCAACCGCACAAGATCGTCTCGCGCGAGGAGTGGATCGAAGCCCGTAAGGTGCATATGGCGCATGAGAAGGAATTTACGCAGGCGCGAGATCGCCTGAGCGAAGAGCGCCGCGCGCTGCCCTGGGTCAAGGTCGACAAGTCCTATGTGTTCGACGGTCCCGCGGGCAAGCAGACCCTCGCCGACCTGTTTGCCGGGCGCAGCCAGCTCGTGGTGCAGCATTTCATGTTCGCGCCGGACTGGACCGAGGGCTGCAAGAGCTGCTCGTTCTGGGCCGACGGGTTCGAGCGCATGATCCCGCATCTGGCCGCGCGCGACACCACGCTGGTGGCGATATCGCGCGCGCCGCTCGCAAAGCTTCAGGCCTTCAAGCAGCGGATGGGCTGGACCTTCGACTGGCTGTCGTCGGGGGACAATGATTTCAACTACGACTACGCCGTCTCATTTACGCCCGACCAGATCAAGTCAGGCGCCAAGGTCTATAATTTCGGAACCAGCGGCTTCGGCATCGAGGAAGCCCCGGGGATCAGCGTGTTCTTCCGCGACCAGGCCGGCAACATCTTCCACACCTATTCCTGCTTCGCCCGCGGCCTCGACATGATGAATGCCGCCTACCACTACCTCGATCTGACACCGCTCGGTCGTCACGAAGAGGGATTGCCTTATCCGATGGACTGGCTGCGGCTACGTGACCAATACCAACCGGCGCCGGTTCAGGCATCCTGCTGTCATGGCTGA
- a CDS encoding SRPBCC family protein encodes MPNAWRPLQGGASIATSIRASPSTGSGAAGPIRTTDTEASGRRISLKPDGAGTWLTLHHEQFFDEAARDGHQRGWNDILGRLERYLA; translated from the coding sequence ATGCCCAATGCATGGCGGCCGCTTCAGGGCGGCGCGTCTATTGCAACATCAATCCGCGCGTCGCCTTCGACCGGCAGCGGCGCGGCCGGCCCGATCCGAACTACCGATACTGAGGCGAGCGGTCGACGGATATCACTGAAGCCCGACGGTGCCGGCACGTGGCTTACGCTGCACCATGAACAATTTTTCGACGAAGCCGCGCGCGACGGCCACCAGCGCGGGTGGAACGACATCCTCGGCAGGCTCGAAAGATATCTCGCCTGA
- a CDS encoding DUF3551 domain-containing protein has translation MRNAKWAMLVLLAAGASTMAGSTPAAAYDYPYCIQGGGWGVPGDCSYRSYAQCMAAASGRRVYCNINPRVAFDRQRRGRPDPNYRY, from the coding sequence ATGCGCAATGCAAAATGGGCAATGCTGGTTTTGCTGGCCGCTGGCGCCAGCACGATGGCCGGCTCCACGCCCGCCGCCGCGTACGACTACCCCTATTGCATTCAGGGTGGCGGCTGGGGCGTTCCCGGCGACTGCTCCTACCGGAGCTATGCCCAATGCATGGCGGCCGCTTCAGGGCGGCGCGTCTATTGCAACATCAATCCGCGCGTCGCCTTCGACCGGCAGCGGCGCGGCCGGCCCGATCCGAACTACCGATACTGA
- a CDS encoding Bug family tripartite tricarboxylate transporter substrate binding protein — protein sequence MASRRTAICLIAMGISAIASIGSAAALDYPTRPVRWVVGYPPGGATDIIARLLGQRLSERLGQQFVIENKPGAGNNIATESVIKADPDGYTLLFVNPANYINASLYGNLKFNVVRDLAPIAAFNRVPNVMTVNKDVPANTVAEFIAYVKANPGKVNLASSGNGTSVHLSGEMFMMMSGVKMQHVPYRGSAPALTDLLGGQVQVIFDNMPSILQHIRAGSVRALAVTSTARSSLLPDVPVLADTVPGYEASALFGAAAPKNTPKEIIEKLNKEMNAVLAEPAIKARLIELGGEPLIGTPEAFGKMIVAETEKWEKVVKAAGVHVD from the coding sequence ATGGCCTCACGTCGCACCGCTATTTGTCTGATCGCAATGGGTATTTCGGCAATCGCTTCGATCGGCAGCGCCGCGGCGCTGGATTATCCGACCCGGCCGGTGCGCTGGGTGGTCGGTTATCCGCCGGGCGGAGCGACCGATATCATTGCACGCCTGCTCGGCCAGCGGCTGTCCGAGCGGCTCGGCCAGCAATTCGTGATCGAGAACAAACCCGGCGCCGGCAACAACATCGCCACCGAGTCGGTGATCAAGGCCGATCCGGACGGCTACACGCTTCTGTTCGTCAATCCCGCCAATTACATCAACGCCTCGCTCTACGGCAACCTGAAATTCAACGTCGTTCGCGACCTCGCGCCGATTGCGGCGTTCAATCGCGTGCCGAACGTGATGACGGTCAACAAGGACGTGCCGGCGAATACGGTGGCCGAGTTCATCGCCTATGTGAAGGCCAATCCGGGCAAGGTGAACCTGGCGTCGTCGGGCAACGGCACCTCGGTGCATCTGTCCGGCGAGATGTTCATGATGATGTCGGGCGTCAAGATGCAGCACGTTCCCTACCGGGGCTCCGCGCCCGCGCTCACCGACCTGCTCGGCGGCCAGGTCCAGGTGATCTTCGACAACATGCCCTCGATCCTCCAGCATATCCGCGCCGGTTCCGTGCGCGCGCTGGCGGTGACCTCGACGGCGCGGTCCTCGCTGTTGCCCGACGTGCCTGTTCTCGCCGACACCGTTCCCGGCTACGAGGCGAGCGCGCTGTTCGGCGCGGCCGCCCCGAAGAACACGCCGAAGGAAATCATCGAGAAGCTGAACAAGGAGATGAACGCGGTGCTGGCGGAGCCCGCGATCAAGGCGAGGCTGATCGAACTCGGCGGCGAGCCGCTGATCGGTACGCCGGAGGCGTTCGGCAAGATGATCGTGGCCGAAACCGAGAAGTGGGAGAAGGTGGTCAAGGCCGCCGGCGTGCACGTCGATTGA
- a CDS encoding VOC family protein, translating to MAVKVTALDHIVINVADVARSAEWYRKILGMEIKVFDPGPGKTPRTSLVFGNQKINVRPLDADKVEWFTADHETAGSDDLCFLTASTPEQVVAHLKACGVAIEEGPVAKQGARGTLQSVYCRDPDGSLIEISSYQREA from the coding sequence ATGGCTGTCAAGGTTACCGCGCTCGATCATATCGTGATCAATGTCGCGGATGTGGCGCGCTCGGCCGAATGGTACCGAAAAATCCTCGGCATGGAGATCAAGGTGTTCGATCCCGGTCCGGGCAAGACGCCGCGGACCTCGCTGGTGTTCGGAAACCAGAAGATCAACGTGCGGCCGCTGGACGCCGACAAGGTCGAATGGTTCACCGCGGACCATGAAACCGCCGGCAGCGACGACCTTTGCTTTCTCACCGCGAGCACGCCGGAACAGGTGGTCGCGCATCTCAAGGCCTGCGGCGTCGCGATCGAGGAAGGTCCGGTTGCGAAACAGGGCGCCCGCGGCACGCTGCAATCGGTCTATTGCCGGGATCCCGACGGCAGCCTGATCGAGATTTCGTCGTATCAGCGAGAGGCTTAG
- a CDS encoding AMP-binding protein, producing the protein MRNSQAAPGIVGPFAGLDVPWLLRMRAGTRRNHPFLIWAPFDAPARIWAYGEFHDRVGALAAGLAARGIKPGEYVLIHLDNCIEAMLAWFACVELGAIAVTTNTRSAPAEMEYFAGHCGAVAAITQPAYAEMVSAHCRNLRWMAVISHDAGASPAQGSSPGRSDSFEALFADSADRPRRSTDPLAPCSVQYTSGTTSRPKAVLWTHANALWGAKINAAHQDLHQGDVHHTYLPLFHTNALAYSMLASLWVGGTCVIQPRFSASRFWSVALEHGCTWTSTIPFCMKALLELEIPKHHKFRLWGSAINDPPPFAAFGIKIIGWWGMTETITHGIVGEVDQPNIPMSIGRAAPEYAIRITGDDGSATKVGDTGNLLIKGIPGLSLFQEYLHNEKATRESFDEHGYFITGDRVTLLDDGFIRFGDRAKDMLKVGGENVAASEIEQVIAVVPGVREAAVVGKKHPMLDEVPVVFIIPAAGVEGAPKDLHDTVMAACRGALADFKVPREIRFVDDMPRSTLEKVAKAELRKMLG; encoded by the coding sequence ATGCGGAATTCACAGGCAGCGCCGGGCATCGTCGGGCCATTCGCGGGACTTGACGTACCGTGGCTGCTACGGATGCGGGCCGGGACGCGGCGCAACCATCCGTTCCTGATCTGGGCGCCGTTCGATGCGCCGGCGCGGATCTGGGCTTACGGCGAATTTCACGACCGCGTCGGCGCGCTGGCCGCGGGGCTGGCCGCGCGCGGCATCAAGCCCGGCGAGTATGTGCTGATCCATCTCGACAACTGCATCGAGGCGATGCTGGCCTGGTTCGCCTGCGTCGAGCTCGGCGCCATTGCGGTGACTACCAACACCCGCTCGGCGCCGGCGGAAATGGAATATTTCGCCGGTCATTGCGGCGCGGTGGCCGCGATCACGCAGCCGGCCTATGCCGAGATGGTATCGGCGCATTGCCGGAACCTGCGCTGGATGGCGGTGATATCGCACGACGCCGGCGCTAGCCCGGCGCAAGGCTCGAGCCCCGGGCGCAGCGACAGCTTTGAGGCGCTGTTCGCCGACAGCGCCGACCGGCCGCGCCGCTCAACCGATCCGCTCGCGCCGTGCAGCGTGCAGTACACCTCCGGCACCACGTCCCGCCCGAAGGCGGTGCTGTGGACCCACGCCAATGCGCTGTGGGGCGCCAAGATCAACGCCGCGCACCAGGATTTGCATCAGGGCGACGTGCATCATACCTACCTGCCGCTGTTCCACACCAATGCGCTGGCCTATTCGATGCTGGCGAGCCTGTGGGTCGGCGGAACCTGCGTGATCCAGCCGCGGTTTTCCGCAAGCCGGTTCTGGAGCGTGGCGCTGGAGCACGGCTGCACCTGGACCTCGACGATCCCGTTCTGCATGAAGGCGCTGCTGGAACTTGAGATCCCGAAGCATCACAAGTTCCGGCTGTGGGGCTCGGCGATCAACGATCCGCCGCCGTTCGCCGCCTTCGGCATCAAGATCATCGGCTGGTGGGGCATGACCGAGACCATCACCCACGGCATCGTCGGCGAGGTCGACCAACCCAATATTCCGATGTCGATCGGCCGCGCGGCGCCGGAATATGCGATCCGCATCACCGGCGATGACGGCTCCGCGACCAAGGTCGGCGACACCGGCAACCTGCTGATCAAGGGCATTCCCGGATTGTCGCTGTTCCAGGAATACCTGCACAACGAAAAGGCGACGCGGGAAAGCTTCGACGAGCACGGCTATTTCATCACCGGCGACCGGGTCACGCTGCTCGACGACGGCTTCATCAGGTTCGGCGACCGCGCCAAGGACATGCTGAAGGTCGGCGGCGAGAATGTCGCGGCTTCCGAGATCGAGCAGGTGATCGCGGTGGTGCCCGGCGTGCGCGAGGCCGCGGTGGTCGGCAAGAAGCACCCGATGCTCGACGAGGTGCCGGTCGTGTTCATCATTCCGGCGGCCGGTGTCGAAGGCGCGCCCAAGGATCTGCACGACACCGTGATGGCCGCCTGCCGCGGCGCGCTGGCCGACTTCAAGGTGCCGCGCGAAATCCGCTTCGTCGACGACATGCCGCGCTCGACGCTGGAGAAGGTGGCGAAGGCGGAGCTGCGGAAGATGCTGGGGTGA
- a CDS encoding HD-GYP domain-containing protein — translation MTAPATQSSPKRRLLLASDRSDQSNELASILQLVGEVDTVPTSDIPDQPSQFAGIVVDINLRSPESVQIIRNKLRTEAYRPMPRLFVLADALHHGSMQAWALGATDTISRPFDAQAILQRIRAAFPDSHGFDASDRGKALNRGVEAAHAVMVKIFEKLPAGVPLKFSDIVAAENRILKAIRHSSLREWLTAVGCHHNDTYRHCLFVTGFAVAFAQHLGMREDDQRRLARAALLHDVGKAFIPVAILDKPGPLTEEEMAEMRKHPRRGYDALAAEGGFPPEMLDVVLHHHEMLDGSGYPNGLHDNQISDIVRLTTIMDIYAALVEKRAYRLQHTHAEAFAMMEQMGDKVDQHLLQAFRPIAFGYY, via the coding sequence ATGACAGCCCCAGCCACCCAGTCATCGCCCAAACGCCGGCTGCTGCTGGCGTCGGATCGGAGCGACCAGAGCAACGAACTGGCCAGCATTCTGCAGTTGGTGGGTGAGGTCGATACCGTCCCGACGTCGGATATTCCCGACCAGCCCAGCCAGTTCGCCGGCATCGTGGTCGACATCAACCTGCGGTCGCCCGAGAGCGTCCAGATCATCCGCAACAAGCTGCGCACCGAGGCTTACCGCCCGATGCCGCGGCTGTTCGTTCTCGCCGACGCGCTGCATCACGGCTCGATGCAGGCCTGGGCGCTGGGCGCAACGGATACGATATCGCGGCCGTTCGACGCGCAGGCCATTCTGCAGCGCATCCGCGCCGCGTTTCCCGACAGCCATGGATTCGACGCGTCGGATCGCGGCAAGGCCCTGAACCGGGGCGTCGAGGCCGCGCATGCGGTGATGGTCAAGATCTTCGAGAAGCTTCCGGCGGGGGTTCCGCTGAAATTCAGCGACATCGTGGCGGCCGAAAACAGGATTCTCAAGGCCATCAGGCACTCTTCGTTGCGCGAATGGCTGACGGCCGTCGGCTGCCATCACAACGACACCTACCGCCATTGCCTCTTCGTCACCGGCTTTGCCGTCGCCTTCGCTCAGCATCTCGGCATGCGCGAGGACGACCAGCGCCGCCTGGCGCGGGCCGCCCTGTTGCACGATGTCGGCAAGGCGTTCATCCCCGTGGCCATCCTCGACAAGCCGGGACCGCTGACGGAAGAGGAAATGGCCGAGATGCGCAAGCATCCGCGCCGCGGCTATGACGCGCTCGCGGCCGAAGGCGGCTTCCCGCCGGAGATGCTGGACGTGGTCCTGCACCATCATGAAATGCTCGACGGGTCAGGCTATCCGAATGGCCTGCACGATAACCAGATCAGCGACATCGTGCGGCTGACGACGATCATGGATATCTACGCGGCGCTGGTGGAGAAGCGGGCCTACCGGCTGCAGCATACCCACGCCGAGGCGTTCGCGATGATGGAGCAGATGGGGGACAAGGTCGACCAGCACCTGCTCCAGGCGTTCCGCCCGATCGCGTTCGGATATTATTGA